Proteins encoded by one window of Aphis gossypii isolate Hap1 chromosome X, ASM2018417v2, whole genome shotgun sequence:
- the LOC126552426 gene encoding LOW QUALITY PROTEIN: uncharacterized protein LOC126552426 (The sequence of the model RefSeq protein was modified relative to this genomic sequence to represent the inferred CDS: deleted 2 bases in 1 codon; substituted 1 base at 1 genomic stop codon) produces MFKCDQCPSVFTAKHNLTVHQKKHTGVRIPCTVCPSTFSFKTSLNKHLKNAHGIINVPAHLRPLPAAPIINQQTRPSVIQFAPPTTPQIQIAPQIFVPDVPAGGSRVLSEDVPTGGSRVLSEDDICMFAMDAYEMLDADTESYTSAVNGKRVSVANTTSAARAKKARMDLVKSPGFNEMSSSANRKIVWYYAKNITNTKIYSDFLRPLIPELINLLKTYVQKHAIKFNLKLEATYNRPNVPNSSENRAFKTSAVEIFSDSDIRTIVEIAYMKLMKEKDEYMGRGSGFTLESIDGLLLAVYKYTPMGGSSYIELPVYIDRKRATVNPQNVDRYCFKWAILARHVTGTAVCRVGENYMQHEDKYFXLHHLPYTSLRYTEI; encoded by the exons atgtttaaatgcGATCAGTGCCCCTCGGTTTTCACcgcaaaacataatttaactgTGCACCAAAAGAAGCATACCGGTGTGCGTATTCCATGCACCGTATGTCCATCAACATTTTCTTTCAAGACCAGCCTCAACAAACATTTGAAGAACGCTCATG gtATCATTAACGTTCCGGCTCACTTGAGACCATTGCCTGCTGCTCCGATCATCAATCAGCAAACACGACCAAGCGTGATACAGTTCGCGCCTCCTACCACCCCGCAGATTCAAATAGCGCCTCAAATTTTTGTACCGGATGTCCCGGCTGGTGGATCGCGCGTGTTATCCGAAGATGTCCCGACTGGCGGATCGCGCGTGTTATCCGAAGATGACATATGTATGTTCGCAATGGATGCATATGAAATGCTAGACGCCGATACag aATCTTACACTTCTGCTGTAAATGGTAAACGCGTTTCTGTTGCCAACACCACCTCAGCTGCTAGGGCAAAAAAGGCGCGTATGGATCTCGTTAAATCCCCCGGGTTTAATGAAATGTCGTCGTCCGCAAATAGGAAGATCGTGTGGTACTACGCTAAAAATATCaccaatacaaaaatttattcaGACTTTCTCCGTCCACTTATACCTGagctaataaatttattgaaaacgtaCGTACAAAAACAtgcgattaaatttaatttgaaacttgAGGCGACCTATAACCGTCCGAACGTACCAAACTCATCGGAGAACAGGGCATTCAAGACTTCAGCGGTAGAAATTTTTTCCGACAGTGATATTAGAACGATTGTAGAGATAGCGTATATGAAGTTGATGAAGGAGAAGGATGAATATATGGGGAGAGGTAGTGGTTTTACTTTAGAATCCATAGACGGGTTATTATTGGCGGTGTACAAATATACTCCGATGGGCGGATCATCGTATATAGAGTTACCGGTGTATATCGACAGGAAGCGGGCGACTGTAAACCCACAGAACGTAGACCGGTATTGTTTCAAGTGGGCGATTCTCGCGAGGCATGTGACGGGGACGGCGGTATGCCGTGTCGGAGAAAATTACATGCAACatgaagataaatat ttttgattgcaTCACCTTCCCTACACCTCTCTCAGATATactgaaatttga
- the LOC126552021 gene encoding uncharacterized protein LOC126552021, protein MLLMFENGIRGGLVQASKRYAKANNVKTPGYNETKDKSWIIYQDCNNLYGWAMSQYMPYGGFNWVEPTLNGLDDLDDTSPIGRVYEVDVTYPQHLHNEHNDLPFLPQNSMPSGSKVRKLMATFEKKDNYIIHYRNLQQAIKNGLIVEKVHRVIQFNQSDWLAKYIELNTEMRKKAKNDFEKDFFKLMNNAVFGIKTMQSKRKEMKMELVSCERRLQKIINKCTFKHCTNYNENLNAVALENKIIRFDKPIYIGFAVLDISKTLMYDYHYNVMKKFYRDKIKLMYTDTDSLVYHIDTENFYVDLAVNRNLLDRMDTANLPNDHPCYVAERKKSPGYFSDEVDGNVITEFCALRAKSYAFNVYAGAEDRVGGEKIKAKGIRAHVVKNHMTMEDHRKCLFGEAGVEAYKENVSIRSFNHQLVTIKTRKLTYNNYDDKRVVLEDKINTLAHGHYSIERDEPEDE, encoded by the exons ATGTTGCTGATGTTCGAAAAtg gtatacgtgGTGGACTAGTGCAAGCGAGCAAACGGTATGCGAAGGCGAATAATGTCAAGACCCCGGGATACAACGAGACGAAGGATAAATCATGGATAATTTATCAGGact gtaacaACTTGTATGGATGGGCAATGTCTCAGTACATGCCGTACGGTGGGTTCAACTGGGTTGAACCTACATTGAATGGATTAGATGATTTGGATGACACCTCCCCCATAGGACGTGTGTATGAGGTGGACGTGACGTACCCACAACACCTACACAACGAGCATAACGACCTGCCTTTCTTACCCCAAAACAGTATGCCGAGTGGTTCGAAGGTAAGAAAGTTGATGGCAACGTTCGAAAAGaaggataattatattatacactatcgAAATCTGCAGCAGGCGATTAAGAATGGACTTATAGTTgaaaag GTACATAGAGTAATACAATTCAACCAGTCTGACTGGCTGGCTAAATATATTGAGTTGAACACCGAGATGAGGAAGAAGGCAAAGAATGATTTTGAGAaagacttttttaaattaatgaataacgcTGTATTTGGTAT taaAACAATGCAATCGAAGAGGAAGGAGATGAAGATGGAGTTGGTGTCATGTGAAAGGAGAttgcaaaaaattataaacaagtgTACGTTCAAACACTGTACAAATTACAATGAGAACCTTAATGCTGTCGCCCTGGAGAATAAGATTATTAGATTTGACAAACCTATTTATATtg gaTTTGCAGTACTAGATATAAGTAAGACGCTGATGTACGactatcattataatgtaatgaagaAATTCTACAgagacaaaattaaattaatgtacacTGATacag atTCACTAGTATATCATATTGATACTGAAAATTTTTATGTGGACTTGGCGGTTAATCGTAACTTGTTGGACCGGATGGACACCGCCAACCTGCCCAATGACCATCCGTGCTATGTGGCAGAAAGAAAGAAGTCTCCGGGGTACTTTTCTGATGAGGTGGATGGGAATGTGATTACCGAGTTCTGTGCGTTGAGGGCAAAGTCCTACGCTTTTAATGTGTATGCTGGAGCAGAGGACAGAGTTGGTGGTGAAAAGATCAAGGCGAAGGGTATCAGAGCTCATGTTGTTAAGAACCACATGACGATGGAAGATCATAGGAAGTGTTTGTTTGGTGAAGCTGGAGTGGAGGCATACAAGGAGAATGTATCAATACGGTCATTCAACCACCAGCTAGTAACGATAAAGACCAGGAAGCTGACCTATAACAACTATGATGATAAGAGGGTGGTGTTggaagataaaataaacacactaGCCCATGGACATTACAGTATAGA GAGAGATGAACCAGAGGATGAGTAG